The stretch of DNA TATACCGCTGACTTTCGTGGCCGGCATTTACGGAATGAACTTTGAATTCATGCCGGAGCTTAAATGGCATTGGGGCTACCCCGTAGTTTTGATCGTAATGTCTGCTATCGCCACCGCCCTGGTAATTTATTTCAAGAGGAAAAAGTGGCTATAGGGTAACCAGGTCGACATCACCTACTGTAGTACTGTTTGAAGCTACATCCTCCAGTTTTCAAACCACCACTCGATATACGCCTCTTGAGGATACGCCCTGGCAAAGGCCTTTTTTGTAAAGCTATATTTATATTTTTTGCAGTACTCTTCAAGCAACTCATACGCCCGATTGATTTCCCTCATCATCTCTTGTTCACCCTCAGTTCCCCCTGACTTATCCGGATGATAACGACGGGCCAGATTACGGTAAGCGGCCTTTATTTCTTTTAGACTGGCTGTTTCACCAAGACCCAGCAATTTTCTGGCTTTTTCAATTTCCCCAAAGTTTGCCATATCTTTATCCGACCAATTTCTTCGCAGATATTTATTAACTCCG from Dehalococcoidales bacterium encodes:
- a CDS encoding J domain-containing protein — protein: MANFGEIEKARKLLGLGETASLKEIKAAYRNLARRYHPDKSGGTEGEQEMMREINRAYELLEEYCKKYKYSFTKKAFARAYPQEAYIEWWFENWRM